A stretch of Equus caballus isolate H_3958 breed thoroughbred chromosome 11, TB-T2T, whole genome shotgun sequence DNA encodes these proteins:
- the RTN4RL1 gene encoding reticulon-4 receptor-like 1 isoform X1 — MHDDFYVLETFGQSYVITGEQEAAATLWEPITPNSWELSLIYNTISARNERVAVVARPTHAWAGQAAETVTGPGARLGGQREVGSRVAGSGQEGWPSRSPCSGHSWQREESAELPQAPGTPERPVWPGWKGRNRRPTQAGTRWLPGPAGRRSAGPEPVSLTPARLPGRPGQLRPWKKAGCCVELLLLLLAGELPLGGSCPRDCVCYPAPMTVSCQAHNFDAIPEGIPEDSERIFLQNNRITLLQRGHFSPAMVTLWIYSNNITFIDPRTFEGFVHLEELDLGDNRQLRTLAPETFQGLVKLHALYLYKCGLSALPAGIFGGLHSLQYLYLQDNHIEYLQDDIFVDLVNLSHLFLHGNKLWSLGQDTFRGLVNLDRLLLHENQLQWVHHRAFHDLRRLTTLFLFNNSLTELQGDCLAPLGALEFLRLNGNAWDCGCRARSLWEWLRRFRGSSSAVPCASPELRHGQDLKLLRAEDFRNCTGPASPHQIKSHTLTTTDRAARKEHHPPHGPARDKGHPRGHLPGSRQGYKKPGKNCTSHRNRNQVSKVGAGKQAHELQDYAPDYQHKFGFDIMPTARPKRKGKCARRTPIRAPSGVQQASSGSSLGASFLAWILGLAITLR; from the exons ATGCATGATGATTTTTATGTGTTGGAAACGTTTGGCCAAAGCTATGTGATTACAGGGGAACAGGAAGCAGCTGCCACTCTCTGGGAGCCCATAACTCCCAACAGCTGGGAGCTGTCACTTATTTACAACACCATTTCTGCCAGGAACGAGAGGGTGGCAGTGGTGGCGAGGCCCACCCACGCCTGGGCTGGGCAGGCGGCTGAGACGGTGACAGGCCCGGGAGCCCGCCTGGGTGGCCAGCGTGAGGTTGGGAGCCGGGTGGCTGGGAGTGGCCAGGAGGGCTGGCCGTCTCGCTCTCCGTGCTCTGGGCATAGCTGGCAGCGGGAAGAGTCAGCTGAGCTGCCCCAGGCGCCCGGCACTCCCGAGAGGCCCGTCTGGCCAGGCTGGAAGGGAAGGAACAGGAGGCCAACCCAGGCAGGGACGAGATGGCTGCCTGGCCCTGCAGGGCGGAGGTCTGCAGGCCCGGAGCCTGTCTCCCTGACGCCAGCGCGCCTGCCAGGCCGCCCGGGGCAGCTGCGACCCTGGAAAAAGGCAG GGTGCTGTGTggaactgctgctgctgctgctggccggGGAGCTGCCCCTGGGTGGCAGCTGCCCGCGGGACTGCGTGTGCTACCCAGCACCCATGACAGTCAGCTGCCAGGCTCACAACTTCGATGCCATCCCTGAGGGCATCCCAGAGGACAGCGAGCGCATCTTCCTGCAGAACAACCGCATCACCCTCCTCCAGAGGGGCCACTTCAGCCCCGCTATGGTCACCCTGTGGATCTACTCCAACAACATCACCTTCATTGACCCCAGAACCTTCGAGGGCTTCGTGCACCTGGAGGAGCTGGACCTCGGCGACAACCGGCAGCTGCGGACGCTGGCACCCGAGACCTTCCAGGGCCTGGTGAAGCTCCATGCCCTCTACCTCTATAAGTGTGGGCTCAGTGCCCTGCCAGCGGGCATCTTTGGTGGCCTGCACAGCCTGCAGTACCTCTACCTGCAGGACAACCACATTGAGTACCTCCAGGATGACATCTTTGTGGACCTGGTCAACCTCAGCCACCTGTTCCTCCATGGCAACAAGCTGTGGAGCCTGGGCCAGGACACCTTCCGGGGACTGGTGAACCTGGACCGGCTGCTGCTGCATGAGAACCAGCTGCAGTGGGTCCACCACAGGGCTTTCCATGACCTCCGCAGGCTGACCACCCTCTTCCTCTTCAACAACAGTCTCACTGAGCTGCAGGGTGACTGCCTGGCACCCCTGGGGGCCCTGGAGTTCCTCCGGCTCAACGGGAATGCCTGGGACTGTGGCTGCCGGGCACGCTCCCTGTGGGAATGGCTGCGGAGGTTCCGAGGCTCGAGCTCTGCCGTCCCCTGTGCATCCCCCGAGCTGCGGCATGGCCAGGACCTGAAGCTGCTGCGGGCCGAGGACTTCCGGAACTGCACGGGGCCAGCGTCCCCTCACCAGATCAAGTCGCACACGCTCACCACCACCGACAGGGCCGCCCGCAAGGAACACCACCCACCCCACGGCCCCGCCAGGGACAAGGGCCACCCACGTGGCCATCTGCCTGGCTCCCGGCAGGGCTACAAGAAGCCAGGCAAGAACTGCACCAGCCACAGGAATCGCAACCAGGTCTCGAAGGTGGGCGCCGGCAAGCAGGCCCACGAGCTGCAGGACTACGCCCCCGACTACCAGCACAAGTTCGGCTTTGACATCATGCCCACGGCACGGCCCAAGAGGAAGGGCAAGTGTGCCCGCAGGACCCCCATCCGTGCCCCCAGCGGGGTGCAGCAGGCCTCCTCGGGCAGTTCCCTGGGGGCCTCATTCCTGGCCTGGATACTGGGGCTGGCAATCACTCTCCGCTGA
- the RTN4RL1 gene encoding reticulon-4 receptor-like 1 isoform X2 — translation MLRKGCCVELLLLLLAGELPLGGSCPRDCVCYPAPMTVSCQAHNFDAIPEGIPEDSERIFLQNNRITLLQRGHFSPAMVTLWIYSNNITFIDPRTFEGFVHLEELDLGDNRQLRTLAPETFQGLVKLHALYLYKCGLSALPAGIFGGLHSLQYLYLQDNHIEYLQDDIFVDLVNLSHLFLHGNKLWSLGQDTFRGLVNLDRLLLHENQLQWVHHRAFHDLRRLTTLFLFNNSLTELQGDCLAPLGALEFLRLNGNAWDCGCRARSLWEWLRRFRGSSSAVPCASPELRHGQDLKLLRAEDFRNCTGPASPHQIKSHTLTTTDRAARKEHHPPHGPARDKGHPRGHLPGSRQGYKKPGKNCTSHRNRNQVSKVGAGKQAHELQDYAPDYQHKFGFDIMPTARPKRKGKCARRTPIRAPSGVQQASSGSSLGASFLAWILGLAITLR, via the coding sequence GGTGCTGTGTggaactgctgctgctgctgctggccggGGAGCTGCCCCTGGGTGGCAGCTGCCCGCGGGACTGCGTGTGCTACCCAGCACCCATGACAGTCAGCTGCCAGGCTCACAACTTCGATGCCATCCCTGAGGGCATCCCAGAGGACAGCGAGCGCATCTTCCTGCAGAACAACCGCATCACCCTCCTCCAGAGGGGCCACTTCAGCCCCGCTATGGTCACCCTGTGGATCTACTCCAACAACATCACCTTCATTGACCCCAGAACCTTCGAGGGCTTCGTGCACCTGGAGGAGCTGGACCTCGGCGACAACCGGCAGCTGCGGACGCTGGCACCCGAGACCTTCCAGGGCCTGGTGAAGCTCCATGCCCTCTACCTCTATAAGTGTGGGCTCAGTGCCCTGCCAGCGGGCATCTTTGGTGGCCTGCACAGCCTGCAGTACCTCTACCTGCAGGACAACCACATTGAGTACCTCCAGGATGACATCTTTGTGGACCTGGTCAACCTCAGCCACCTGTTCCTCCATGGCAACAAGCTGTGGAGCCTGGGCCAGGACACCTTCCGGGGACTGGTGAACCTGGACCGGCTGCTGCTGCATGAGAACCAGCTGCAGTGGGTCCACCACAGGGCTTTCCATGACCTCCGCAGGCTGACCACCCTCTTCCTCTTCAACAACAGTCTCACTGAGCTGCAGGGTGACTGCCTGGCACCCCTGGGGGCCCTGGAGTTCCTCCGGCTCAACGGGAATGCCTGGGACTGTGGCTGCCGGGCACGCTCCCTGTGGGAATGGCTGCGGAGGTTCCGAGGCTCGAGCTCTGCCGTCCCCTGTGCATCCCCCGAGCTGCGGCATGGCCAGGACCTGAAGCTGCTGCGGGCCGAGGACTTCCGGAACTGCACGGGGCCAGCGTCCCCTCACCAGATCAAGTCGCACACGCTCACCACCACCGACAGGGCCGCCCGCAAGGAACACCACCCACCCCACGGCCCCGCCAGGGACAAGGGCCACCCACGTGGCCATCTGCCTGGCTCCCGGCAGGGCTACAAGAAGCCAGGCAAGAACTGCACCAGCCACAGGAATCGCAACCAGGTCTCGAAGGTGGGCGCCGGCAAGCAGGCCCACGAGCTGCAGGACTACGCCCCCGACTACCAGCACAAGTTCGGCTTTGACATCATGCCCACGGCACGGCCCAAGAGGAAGGGCAAGTGTGCCCGCAGGACCCCCATCCGTGCCCCCAGCGGGGTGCAGCAGGCCTCCTCGGGCAGTTCCCTGGGGGCCTCATTCCTGGCCTGGATACTGGGGCTGGCAATCACTCTCCGCTGA